The genome window GGACGTGCGGAAACCGCTATAGGCGCCGTCGCCCGCGAAGGTGAATGTCTGCTCGACCTCGCCTTCGAGTTCCTTCGTCGGCCGCCGCGTCACGAGATTGATCGCGCCGCCGAGCCCACCGGGGCCATCCAGCACCGAAGCGTAGCCCTTCGCGATCTGGATTTCGGCGATCTCTGCGCCTGTGAGGAAGCGACCGAAGTCGAGCCGGTTATCGGCAGGAAGATAGACGCGAACACCATCGATGGTGAGCGGCACCTGGTAGCGATCGAAGCCGCGCACATAGAGAAGGCGTTCGTTGCGCGTGCCGCCACCGTTTGAGTCCGACACACCCGGAGCGAGCGCCGCCGCCTGATCGAGCGTGGGCTTCTGGAAGGTCCAGGTCTGCTCGTTGGTGACGACCGTGCCGCCCATGAGATTGATGCCGCCGAGGCTGAAAATGCCCGCAGCCGAAGAGCCGCCCTGCCCGGAGCCGCCCGTTCCCTCAGCGGCGTCGGTGCCCGATGCCTCATCCGATGGCGTCGTCTGCGTGGTTTGCGCCTCGCGACGCGCACGCGGCGCGGAAGCAGGCGTCACCGTCTTCGGCTGGAACACGACCACCGGCGGAAGCGTCGGCGTCTGATCAGCGACCTGCGTTTCCTGCGCATGCGTTGAGGCTGGCAGCATCGCCCCGAACGCGACGCCGACCGCCGTCAGAACCAGCGCTCTATGCGAAATTGCGGCACCAAGCCGACATGGAATAACGCTGATTGCACCATACGCGCGCTCATTGTGTTCGCGCGCAGCCGATCCCGTTGCGAGCGCGCCGGCCAGCCTGCCGCGCGCCCGCTCCTTGCGGGAAATATTCATGTTTTGCCCCTTACCCAGAATAACGATCTGGCCCCCCTCGACGTGAACGTCGTGCCCAAGGCCAGATTGATATATTAGCGACTATACAGCTCAGGGGAATACGGGGTTGTCGCAGTTGTATACGCTGGTGAACAGCTGTGATATATTTACAGCAGGTGTACATTCCTGCCCGTCGAAGAGGCGCGGCTGCCTGCTTTCGATGCTGTGCGGGTAAATTGCGGAGTGCCCTCTGATCGCGCCACCCCCACGCCCGACAGGCAGACACCACGCGGCAATATCAGCGGGGAAGGCGGACCGTGGAGAATCGCTGTCACATCGCCAGAAAATCACATTAGAATTACTCTAGTTTCAAATATAACAAATATGTTGACCTTCTGATATTTTGAAATCTAGTTTTAGGGCGGCATACAGATCTGCTGACGCAAACTCTCTCACATCACGGAGAGGCGGAGTGGATTCTTGGTAGTGCCATCGGATTCCACGTAATTATCATCGTCCATTCAAGGTCTTCCTGAGCATTATGATTACTCTCGAAAATATCAGGGTCGGAGAAAGTGCTCGCGTCGTCGGGTTTTCATCCGGCGACCGAGGCTATCGCCAGCGCCTTCTCGCGATGGGCTTGACACCCGGTGCGACTTTCTCAGTCCAGCGCCGGGCACCGCTTGGCGATCCGATCGAAATCAAGGTGAGAAACTTCAAACTCACGCTTCGAAAAGGTGAAGCGGCCATCGTGGAAGTCGAACGACTCTGATGAAGACCCATCATACGATTGCACTTGCCGGCAATCCCAACTGCGGCAAGACGACGCTTTTTAATGTGTTGACGGGGGCGACCCAGACCATCGGCAACTGGCCGGGCGTCACGGTTGAGAAGAAGCTCGGCGCCTATGCCTGGAAGGGTGTGCGCTACGATATCATCGATCTGCCGGGGGTTTATCTTCTGGCGAATGTCGGGCGGGGCTCCGAAGACGAGCGCGTTGCGCGCGATTACATCCTGAGCGGCGAGCCCGACCTGATCGTCGATATCCTCGATGCATCAAATCTCGAACGTAATCTTTATCTCACCACCCAGTTGCTGGAAATGGGCGTTCCGCTCATCCTCGCCCTGAACATGTCCGACCTCGCCGAAAGGGGTGGCGTGGCAATCGACGCGGCGGCGCTTGGTCAGGCGCTTGGCTGTCCCGTCGTGCCCATGGTTGCGAGCAAGCGCAGAGGCGGCGACGCGCTCAAGGCGGAAATCGCCCGTGCGGTGCAGACGCCTCCGGCTCCGTGCGTCCGGCCGACGCAGGTTCCTGCGGTTGAAAAGGCAATCGGTGCCTTGGCACCTGCTTTGTCCGACGCTGCCAAGGCTGCGGGTGTCGATCCCCGCTGGGTCGCGCTGAAGCTCATCGAAGGCGACGATCTCGCGGAGCGGATCGCCGGGCAGAGCCTGACGGAAGATGCGAAGCGCCTGCGCGTCGAGGTGGAGAAGGAATGCGGCGACGACGCCGACATCATTATCGCTGACGGACGCTTCCGTTTCATCGCAGGGATCATGGAGGCCTGCCATCGCCAGAAGCGCGAGGTCTCGACGACGCTCACGCAGCGCATCGACGCCGTCACGCTCAACCGCTTCCTCGGCGTGCCGATCTTCCTCCTCGCGATGTATCTGATGTTCCTTTTCACCATCGTGGTGGGTGGAGCCTTCATCGACTTCTTCGACAAGGGCGGCGAAGCGCTGTTCATCGATCTGCCTCAGCAGGGGCTCACCGCCATCGGCGCGCCGGATTTCGCCCAGGTGATTGTGAAAGGCTTCGGCAGCGGCTTGCAGACTATCGCGACATTCGTTCCGATCATCGCCTGCCTCTTCCTGTTCCTCTCCATCCTTGAGGACTCGGGCTACATGGCGCGCGCGGCCTTCGTGATGGACCGCGCCATGCGGGCGATCGGCCTGCCCGGCAAATCCTTCGTGCCCTTGATTGTCGGCTTCGGCTGCAACGTCCCTGCGGTCATGGCGACGCGCACGCTCGAAACGCGGCGCGACCGCATCCTCACGATCATGATGGCCCCGTTCATGTCCTGCGGGGC of Rhodomicrobium vannielii ATCC 17100 contains these proteins:
- a CDS encoding FeoA family protein → MITLENIRVGESARVVGFSSGDRGYRQRLLAMGLTPGATFSVQRRAPLGDPIEIKVRNFKLTLRKGEAAIVEVERL
- the feoB gene encoding Fe(2+) transporter permease subunit FeoB, which translates into the protein MKTHHTIALAGNPNCGKTTLFNVLTGATQTIGNWPGVTVEKKLGAYAWKGVRYDIIDLPGVYLLANVGRGSEDERVARDYILSGEPDLIVDILDASNLERNLYLTTQLLEMGVPLILALNMSDLAERGGVAIDAAALGQALGCPVVPMVASKRRGGDALKAEIARAVQTPPAPCVRPTQVPAVEKAIGALAPALSDAAKAAGVDPRWVALKLIEGDDLAERIAGQSLTEDAKRLRVEVEKECGDDADIIIADGRFRFIAGIMEACHRQKREVSTTLTQRIDAVTLNRFLGVPIFLLAMYLMFLFTIVVGGAFIDFFDKGGEALFIDLPQQGLTAIGAPDFAQVIVKGFGSGLQTIATFVPIIACLFLFLSILEDSGYMARAAFVMDRAMRAIGLPGKSFVPLIVGFGCNVPAVMATRTLETRRDRILTIMMAPFMSCGARLPVFALFAAAFFPWSGQNIVFLLYIIGILFAVMTGLILKHTLLRGEVSHFIMELPPYHVPTVRTVVIQAWQRLRRFILNAGQIIVPMVMVLSVLANMGTDGSIGRENTKDSVLASVSHELVPVFKPIGLTDDNWPAAVGLFTGIFAKEAVVGTLNALYSQVDATEGEGGEKAGEARASVLDKLGEAAATVPTNLAEIGGKLLDPLGIDVGYVGDSTAAAEKLEVNSQVFGAMQSRFDGMAGAFAYMLLILLYVPCVAALGAIRHEVGLRWTAFATVWTTGIGYITAVSFYQIATYSRDPATAQNWLMTCALVFCVAVLSMWLAGLAQGRRIAALPAE